Proteins encoded in a region of the Photobacterium angustum genome:
- the torS gene encoding TMAO reductase system sensor histidine kinase/response regulator TorS, translating into MTFTLKGIGTKLLIAFSAMASLMIIAVMIGVAGFSLVAKTERTVINSAVPALAEARQLSDLSSRIIFNAQVLAKSKAESERMRQGRALTIHIEALNRSLHSLEQFSFDQPLMVKLEEDVKRIVDNLALLGLLVGRQIDLQSQLDKLTTEMTKATHQIDNLSQSQVSNANTIAVANVSRIYDLVADGNKPAVYKALDSLVEVDMDLSERLFELRFLSLQVINMLDDSSRIADIKSLVALKKRYNDAVGIMSQRVKSVEDPSRSEQLVELTAQLNRGRLLFGVIEQLIYAKQDVERLDQQNLVLFQQLNHTVDDIIDVANVNTQQAVKRVDHTLTLARNTLIVISAIGLLALVLIMWRFVYARVICRINEYSRALSALTRGDLGVRINVKGDDELAQMGRAILVARDTANERYRLAQAESKARQELQEHKASLERLVAKRTGELEKINSRLNEEVYNHYKARDEAEKANRAKSSFLATMSHEIRTPMNGVLGTASLLADTQLTSQQKRYLDVINRSGETLLDILNDILDYSKIEAGHLDIRPSNFSVVRMVTDVSNMLEGRAFAKRIGLECHISPQVEGIWFGDESRIRQVLVNLVGNAIKFTDTGKVSIFVEPHPDMPDELLFSVKDTGIGIDEEEQNLLFSAFQQAEAGRKSIEGTGLGLAISKHIVAAMDGEIGLESVVGEGSCFWFALPLEHGEGSLETDDKRVIMRSAHILLVEDNPVNSMVAEGFLTRLGHTVVTAFDGAEAEEIFKNQRFDIALLDINLPDTDGVQLLSRLRRLEDNNHEAWEEPTPMVAFSAHVFREEVELYLNAGFAGFLPKPLVEKQLIDTMSSILKGEKRVIIEKGIGEESVEVKQTESTIPLLKESVLGSDLQVLGEAQVKQLIHLFGESSNLTLSKLHQAIDDENLSEVAKQAHTLKGAAGTMGLMQLHHICSEFEKNAKEGSINGLEVSSLQLVFDQSVAILETTFISA; encoded by the coding sequence ATGACGTTTACCCTAAAAGGTATCGGAACGAAATTGTTAATAGCCTTTTCAGCAATGGCTAGCTTGATGATTATTGCAGTAATGATTGGTGTCGCAGGTTTTTCATTAGTGGCTAAAACTGAGCGTACGGTAATTAATTCTGCTGTACCTGCATTAGCAGAAGCGCGTCAGTTATCCGATTTAAGTTCTCGTATTATTTTTAATGCACAAGTATTGGCAAAATCTAAAGCAGAATCTGAACGTATGCGACAAGGGCGTGCGTTAACCATTCATATTGAAGCATTAAATCGAAGCTTGCATTCACTTGAACAATTTTCTTTTGATCAACCGTTAATGGTGAAATTAGAAGAAGATGTAAAGCGGATTGTTGATAATTTAGCATTATTAGGTTTACTTGTAGGGCGTCAGATCGATCTTCAAAGTCAGTTAGATAAGCTAACGACAGAGATGACGAAAGCCACCCATCAAATTGATAATTTATCTCAATCTCAGGTTTCAAATGCCAATACCATTGCGGTGGCTAACGTGTCTCGCATCTATGATTTAGTCGCAGATGGAAATAAACCTGCTGTCTATAAAGCATTAGATAGTCTCGTTGAAGTGGATATGGACTTATCTGAGCGTTTATTTGAATTGCGTTTTTTATCGCTACAAGTGATCAATATGCTGGATGATTCTAGTCGTATTGCTGATATTAAATCCCTCGTGGCACTCAAAAAACGCTATAACGATGCGGTAGGCATCATGAGTCAGCGAGTGAAATCAGTTGAAGATCCTAGCCGTTCAGAACAATTAGTCGAGTTAACAGCTCAGCTTAATCGTGGTCGTTTATTGTTTGGGGTTATTGAGCAGCTTATTTATGCAAAGCAAGATGTTGAGCGCCTTGATCAACAAAATTTGGTGTTATTCCAGCAGTTAAATCATACCGTTGATGACATTATTGATGTTGCTAATGTGAATACTCAGCAAGCGGTTAAACGTGTTGATCATACTTTAACACTTGCCCGAAATACGTTAATAGTGATCTCTGCAATTGGTTTATTGGCGTTAGTACTCATTATGTGGCGATTTGTTTATGCGCGAGTGATTTGCCGTATTAACGAATATAGCCGTGCATTATCAGCTTTAACCCGAGGCGATTTAGGGGTCAGAATTAACGTCAAAGGGGATGATGAATTAGCGCAAATGGGGCGAGCTATTTTAGTGGCTCGTGACACCGCTAATGAGCGATATCGTTTGGCGCAAGCTGAGTCAAAGGCGCGGCAAGAATTACAAGAGCACAAAGCTAGCCTTGAACGATTAGTCGCAAAACGTACTGGCGAGCTTGAGAAAATAAACAGTCGCTTAAATGAAGAAGTTTATAATCATTATAAAGCGCGTGATGAAGCCGAAAAAGCAAACCGCGCGAAGTCTTCATTTCTTGCAACTATGAGCCATGAGATCCGAACACCAATGAATGGTGTCTTAGGTACTGCATCGTTATTAGCAGATACACAATTAACATCACAACAGAAACGCTATCTCGATGTGATAAACCGCAGTGGTGAAACCTTACTTGATATTTTAAATGACATTCTTGATTACTCGAAAATTGAAGCTGGGCATTTAGATATAAGGCCAAGTAACTTTTCCGTTGTTCGGATGGTTACTGATGTGTCTAATATGTTAGAAGGGCGTGCGTTTGCAAAACGTATTGGTCTTGAGTGCCATATTTCACCACAAGTTGAAGGAATATGGTTTGGTGACGAGAGTCGCATACGTCAAGTGCTAGTAAATCTCGTAGGTAATGCGATTAAGTTTACAGATACGGGCAAAGTTTCAATTTTTGTAGAGCCTCATCCAGACATGCCAGATGAATTGCTGTTTTCTGTAAAAGATACGGGTATTGGTATTGATGAAGAAGAGCAAAACCTCTTATTCAGTGCTTTCCAGCAAGCAGAAGCAGGACGAAAATCCATTGAAGGCACAGGTTTAGGCTTAGCAATTAGTAAACATATTGTAGCGGCAATGGATGGTGAAATTGGATTAGAGTCAGTTGTTGGTGAAGGGAGTTGTTTTTGGTTTGCATTGCCTCTTGAACACGGCGAAGGGAGTTTAGAAACCGATGATAAAAGAGTGATTATGCGCTCTGCTCATATTTTGTTGGTGGAAGATAATCCAGTAAATAGTATGGTTGCGGAAGGTTTCTTAACTCGTTTAGGCCATACTGTTGTCACGGCTTTCGATGGTGCTGAAGCTGAAGAAATATTCAAAAATCAACGTTTTGATATCGCGTTATTAGATATCAACTTACCAGATACTGACGGTGTTCAGTTACTCAGTCGTTTACGTCGGCTAGAAGATAATAACCACGAAGCATGGGAAGAGCCGACGCCTATGGTTGCGTTTTCTGCTCATGTTTTTCGTGAAGAAGTTGAATTATATTTAAATGCTGGTTTTGCAGGGTTCTTACCTAAGCCGTTAGTAGAAAAGCAGTTGATTGATACAATGAGCAGTATCTTAAAAGGTGAGAAGCGTGTGATTATTGAAAAAGGCATTGGAGAAGAGAGTGTGGAAGTTAAGCAAACAGAGAGTACGATTCCACTGTTAAAAGAATCTGTTTTAGGTAGTGATCTCCAAGTATTGGGTGAAGCCCAAGTGAAGCAGCTTATTCACTTATTTGGAGAATCATCGAACTTAACGTTATCAAAGCTTCATCAGGCTATTGATGATGAAAATTTATCAGAAGTGGCTAAACAAGCGCATACATTAAAAGGTGCTGCTGGAACCATGGGGTTAATGCAACTTCATCATATTTGCTCAGAATTTGAAAAAAATGCGAAAGAAGGTTCGATTAATGGCTTAGAAGTGAGCTCACTACAATTAGTGTTTGATCAATCTGTCGCGATATTAGAAACAACCTTTATCAGTGCATAA
- the fusA gene encoding elongation factor G encodes MTDLSKYRNIGIFAHVDAGKTTTTERILKLTGQIHKTGEVHDGESTTDFMEQEAERGITIQSAAVSCFWKDHRFNVIDTPGHVDFTVEVYRSLKVLDGGIGVFCGSGGVEPQSETNWRYANESEVARIIFVNKLDRMGADFFRVTDQVKNVLGATPLIMTLPIGREDDFVGVVDVLNRQAYVWDDTGLPENYEITDIPADMVDDVEAYREELVETAVEQDDDLMEAYMEGEEPSIEDIKRCIRKGTRTCDFFPTFCGSAFKNKGMQLVLDAVVDYLPSPTEVDPQPLTDPETGEPTGEVATVSVDEPFKALAFKIMDDRFGALTFVRIYSGKLNKGDTVLNSATGKTERIGRMVEMQANDRNELTYAQAGDIIAIVGMKNVQTGHTLCDVKHECTLEPMIFPTPVISIAVSPKDKGGSEKMGIAIGKMVAEDPSFQVETDEDSGETILKGMGELHLDIKVDILKRTYGVDLVVGQPQVAYRETITKPVEDSYTHKKQSGGSGQFGKIDYIMKPGEVGSGFTFSSSVIGGNVPKEFWPAIEKGFKGMMDTGVLAGFPVLDVEVELVDGAFHAVDSSAVAFEIAAKGAFRQSMPKAGAQLLEPIMHVDVFTPEDHVGDVIGDLNRRRGMIKDQMAGTTGVRIKADVPLSEMFGYIGSLRTMTSGRGQFSMEFAHYAPCPANVAEKVIAEQKEKNAKK; translated from the coding sequence ATGACAGATTTATCTAAATACAGAAACATTGGTATTTTCGCCCACGTTGATGCGGGTAAAACTACTACTACCGAGCGTATCCTTAAGCTAACTGGTCAAATCCATAAAACTGGTGAGGTTCACGATGGTGAATCTACTACTGACTTCATGGAACAGGAAGCTGAGCGCGGTATTACTATCCAGTCTGCAGCTGTAAGTTGTTTCTGGAAAGATCACCGTTTCAACGTTATCGATACTCCTGGACACGTTGACTTCACAGTTGAAGTTTACCGTTCTCTTAAAGTACTTGATGGTGGTATCGGTGTATTCTGTGGTTCTGGTGGTGTTGAGCCTCAGTCTGAAACAAACTGGCGTTACGCTAACGAATCTGAAGTTGCACGTATCATCTTCGTTAACAAACTAGACCGTATGGGCGCAGATTTCTTCCGCGTTACAGACCAAGTTAAAAATGTACTTGGCGCAACTCCACTAATCATGACACTTCCAATCGGTCGTGAAGATGATTTCGTTGGTGTTGTTGACGTTCTAAACCGTCAAGCATACGTTTGGGATGACACTGGTCTTCCAGAAAACTACGAAATTACAGACATCCCAGCTGACATGGTTGATGATGTTGAAGCTTACCGTGAAGAGCTTGTTGAAACTGCTGTTGAGCAAGATGACGACCTAATGGAAGCTTACATGGAAGGTGAAGAGCCTTCTATCGAAGACATCAAGCGTTGTATCCGTAAAGGTACTCGTACTTGTGATTTCTTCCCAACATTCTGTGGTTCTGCATTCAAAAACAAAGGTATGCAGCTTGTACTAGATGCTGTTGTTGATTACCTACCTTCTCCAACAGAAGTAGATCCACAGCCACTAACAGATCCAGAAACTGGTGAGCCAACTGGTGAAGTTGCAACAGTATCTGTTGACGAACCATTCAAAGCGCTAGCATTCAAAATCATGGATGACCGTTTTGGTGCCCTAACTTTCGTTCGTATTTACTCTGGTAAACTGAACAAAGGTGACACAGTTCTTAACAGTGCAACTGGTAAGACTGAGCGTATCGGCCGTATGGTTGAGATGCAAGCTAACGATCGTAACGAACTTACTTACGCGCAAGCTGGTGACATCATCGCTATCGTTGGTATGAAGAACGTTCAAACTGGTCACACTCTATGTGATGTTAAGCACGAGTGTACTCTTGAGCCAATGATCTTCCCAACACCAGTTATCTCAATCGCTGTATCTCCAAAAGATAAAGGCGGTTCTGAGAAAATGGGTATCGCGATCGGTAAGATGGTTGCAGAAGATCCATCATTCCAAGTTGAGACTGATGAAGATTCAGGTGAAACAATCCTTAAAGGTATGGGTGAACTTCACCTAGACATTAAGGTTGATATCCTTAAGCGTACATACGGTGTAGACCTAGTCGTTGGTCAACCTCAGGTTGCTTACCGTGAAACTATCACTAAGCCTGTTGAAGATAGCTACACGCATAAGAAACAGTCTGGTGGTTCTGGTCAGTTCGGTAAGATCGACTACATCATGAAACCAGGTGAAGTAGGTTCAGGCTTTACGTTCTCATCATCTGTAATCGGTGGTAACGTTCCTAAAGAATTCTGGCCTGCAATCGAGAAAGGCTTCAAAGGCATGATGGATACTGGTGTTCTTGCTGGTTTCCCTGTTCTTGATGTTGAAGTTGAGCTTGTTGATGGTGCATTCCACGCAGTCGATTCATCTGCTGTAGCATTTGAAATCGCAGCGAAAGGTGCATTCCGTCAATCTATGCCTAAAGCTGGCGCACAGCTTCTTGAGCCAATCATGCACGTTGACGTGTTCACTCCTGAAGATCACGTTGGTGATGTTATCGGTGACCTTAACCGTCGTCGTGGTATGATCAAAGACCAAATGGCTGGTACAACTGGCGTTCGTATCAAGGCTGATGTACCTCTTTCAGAAATGTTTGGTTACATCGGTTCTCTACGTACAATGACTTCTGGTCGTGGTCAGTTCTCTATGGAGTTCGCACACTACGCACCATGTCCTGCAAACGTTGCTGAAAAAGTAATCGCTGAGCAGAAAGAAAAGAACGCTAAGAAGTAA
- a CDS encoding RNA-binding S4 domain-containing protein yields MSEEIEVEAIGVEVSAQPIELYKVLKIANLVSGGGEAKYAISEGYVAVNGELELRKRCKIYDGDVIEFNGEFYVVLCDQPVQEKMTRVAEEKPKVSPKAASKKANKAADKKKSTSKPNIAGNRSVTKKAANKAADVKPDTATGRKPISF; encoded by the coding sequence ATGTCTGAAGAAATTGAAGTTGAAGCAATTGGTGTTGAAGTTTCAGCTCAACCTATCGAATTATATAAAGTGTTAAAGATAGCTAACTTAGTCAGTGGTGGCGGTGAAGCAAAATATGCCATCTCTGAAGGTTATGTTGCAGTAAACGGTGAGCTTGAATTACGTAAACGTTGCAAGATATATGACGGTGATGTGATTGAGTTTAATGGTGAGTTTTACGTTGTATTGTGCGACCAGCCAGTACAAGAAAAAATGACGCGTGTTGCAGAGGAAAAACCAAAAGTATCTCCTAAAGCGGCGTCAAAAAAAGCAAATAAAGCTGCTGATAAGAAAAAGAGTACTAGCAAACCGAATATTGCAGGAAATCGTTCTGTTACGAAAAAAGCGGCTAACAAAGCTGCTGATGTAAAACCAGATACAGCGACTGGTCGTAAGCCAATTAGTTTTTAA
- a CDS encoding M15 family metallopeptidase, with translation MMNKQFITLGLVISFSCFSGSVLAATVSSLTTAECQAMSKVGVMSSSAPVQCQRLKKVTFKYRDFSNRVHTNGQIIVMDATAPYVGKIFDELYQQGFPIHKAVPIEKYRGDDTTSMTDNNTSAFNYRPVEGTSSLSLHAYGAAIDLNPVQNPFVTFARAGQAKYSPVEGTKYANREIYRYGKPDRKGMAETVVDIFARNGFLYWGGFWNSPIDYQHFQLSKDMAVMMSQMTAQQATLFFKRYVEWYNSCSRMYPKAYSQYKFNDYTNYLKHKLGVSSISKAYQANPSKVMAQIEQVPLRSEICVKR, from the coding sequence ATGATGAATAAACAATTTATTACACTAGGTTTAGTGATTAGTTTTAGCTGTTTTAGTGGAAGTGTGTTGGCTGCAACTGTTTCATCGCTAACAACAGCTGAATGTCAGGCAATGTCAAAAGTTGGCGTGATGTCGAGCTCGGCACCAGTACAGTGCCAACGTTTGAAAAAAGTGACATTTAAATATCGTGATTTTTCTAATCGTGTTCACACTAATGGTCAAATTATTGTAATGGATGCAACAGCGCCTTATGTGGGTAAAATTTTCGATGAATTATATCAACAAGGATTTCCAATTCATAAAGCGGTTCCGATTGAAAAATATCGTGGTGATGACACTACATCGATGACAGATAACAATACATCTGCTTTTAACTATCGCCCAGTAGAAGGGACGAGTAGTTTATCGCTTCACGCTTATGGTGCAGCGATTGATTTAAATCCGGTGCAAAATCCATTTGTGACTTTTGCACGTGCAGGTCAGGCAAAATATAGCCCCGTAGAAGGGACAAAATATGCTAATCGTGAAATTTATCGTTATGGTAAACCAGATAGAAAAGGGATGGCTGAAACAGTCGTAGATATTTTTGCACGTAATGGCTTTTTATATTGGGGTGGTTTTTGGAATTCGCCAATTGATTATCAGCATTTCCAATTATCTAAAGATATGGCAGTAATGATGTCGCAGATGACAGCACAGCAAGCAACACTGTTCTTTAAACGTTATGTTGAGTGGTATAACAGTTGTAGTCGTATGTACCCCAAAGCCTATAGCCAGTATAAGTTTAATGATTACACTAATTATCTGAAACATAAGCTGGGTGTGTCTTCGATAAGTAAAGCGTATCAGGCGAACCCAAGTAAGGTTATGGCGCAGATTGAGCAAGTCCCTTTGCGTTCAGAGATTTGTGTTAAACGTTAA
- a CDS encoding rhodanese-like domain-containing protein, with protein MRSLIQLFITCLFVISMPCLAAAKTVTPPIQTFEQLAQVQQTKQAIQIIDCRDSNYFNGWPKGDATRGGHIPHAVNIDSQWLTLLTPPQLSSLLKNRQLSPKVPTVLYGDKTSTTAMSEALKQQGFSTISTINQPVTDYVGKLKTLKNFKHLVSAQWLDQLINHQQPLYAPQHGYKIVEVEWGPPSTYLLSHIPSSLYVNTNDIESKPWWNKVSDNDLKKVITDLGIRYNTTVIVYARNNMSAARFANFLMYAGVEDVRLLNGGWNAWENAHYPTQAFINENHDDVSFGKTIPVNPQYLTDLQQAKTILQESQSTHSLVSIRTWQEYIGKTSGYDYIKPKGRIEGAKWGHAGSDSYHMQDFNNPDGTMKSGYLIAKQWAKWNIKPNQQVAFFCGTGWRASEAFFYAYVMGWKDISVFDGGWYQWSADKNNPIAEGVPK; from the coding sequence ATGCGTTCTTTAATTCAACTTTTTATTACATGCCTTTTTGTGATTAGCATGCCATGTTTAGCGGCAGCAAAAACTGTCACACCTCCTATTCAAACCTTTGAGCAACTTGCTCAGGTTCAACAGACGAAACAAGCAATACAAATTATTGATTGTCGAGACAGCAATTACTTCAACGGTTGGCCAAAGGGAGATGCTACCCGAGGTGGTCATATCCCTCATGCCGTCAATATTGATAGTCAATGGCTCACTCTTTTAACGCCGCCCCAACTATCAAGCTTACTTAAAAATCGTCAGCTATCTCCGAAAGTACCAACCGTACTGTATGGTGATAAAACCTCAACGACGGCAATGAGTGAAGCACTCAAGCAACAAGGTTTTAGCACTATATCTACAATTAATCAGCCCGTTACTGACTATGTAGGCAAACTTAAAACACTTAAAAACTTTAAACATTTAGTATCTGCACAATGGTTAGATCAGCTAATCAATCACCAGCAACCATTATATGCACCACAACACGGTTATAAAATTGTTGAAGTTGAATGGGGTCCACCGTCCACTTATTTGCTTTCACATATCCCCAGCTCGCTATACGTCAATACTAATGATATTGAAAGCAAGCCTTGGTGGAATAAAGTCAGTGATAATGATCTTAAAAAAGTCATTACTGATTTAGGTATTCGTTATAACACCACTGTTATTGTTTATGCTCGTAACAATATGTCAGCAGCACGCTTTGCTAACTTTCTAATGTATGCTGGCGTTGAAGATGTACGTCTACTCAATGGTGGCTGGAATGCGTGGGAAAACGCGCATTACCCTACCCAAGCTTTCATTAATGAAAACCACGACGATGTGAGTTTTGGTAAAACGATTCCAGTAAACCCTCAGTACCTGACGGATCTCCAGCAAGCAAAAACAATACTACAAGAATCCCAAAGTACCCATTCACTCGTGAGTATTCGTACTTGGCAAGAGTACATTGGAAAAACCAGTGGCTATGATTACATCAAGCCTAAAGGTCGTATCGAAGGGGCAAAATGGGGACACGCTGGTAGTGACTCTTACCATATGCAAGATTTTAATAACCCTGATGGCACAATGAAAAGTGGTTACCTCATCGCGAAACAATGGGCGAAGTGGAATATTAAGCCAAACCAACAAGTCGCCTTTTTCTGTGGTACTGGTTGGCGAGCATCTGAGGCATTTTTCTATGCTTATGTTATGGGATGGAAAGATATCAGTGTCTTTGATGGCGGGTGGTATCAATGGAGCGCAGATAAAAACAATCCTATCGCTGAAGGCGTGCCTAAATAA
- a CDS encoding META domain-containing protein — translation MRCLVLLFVGAIATFSTTLMAANNDGSYCHSVTSNIDKLICKNPKLVLLHKQMSEMYQQVLTQSLVSEASVIKETQKNWLESRTGCLNQPDVQRCLVLTYDSRLDNLTAINDTILAPLATYSFHDLKEARYSGIEDIGTPIKLQHGLWAGEPYQPGGSVMPQVILLDDIKAVGSLTDSNKKMAVVLLNYSPGGTGQYLYIAVVDKESGHLKNIATQFVGDRFRVKDLKIVNQKIILDVIQPSKKDSACCPGDVVQHVWHLDSNNQLIEEPNTRKIVRLTPDILSNTEWRLESWRYGDPVSAENDIRLRYINGHFTGSVACNNYTVTVKSEPRPGFINVLKQHTSVTEKQCNNPLAAEQQQRYLEQLGGVSQFTYFAGKLALSYQVNGQLGVMIFSREPDSYDQ, via the coding sequence ATGAGATGTTTGGTGCTCTTATTTGTAGGAGCTATCGCGACATTCAGTACAACGCTGATGGCTGCAAATAATGATGGCTCATACTGCCATTCCGTAACCTCCAATATTGATAAGTTGATTTGTAAAAACCCTAAACTAGTACTGTTACACAAGCAGATGTCAGAGATGTATCAGCAGGTGTTAACTCAGTCGTTGGTAAGCGAAGCTTCTGTGATAAAAGAAACACAGAAAAACTGGTTAGAATCAAGGACAGGTTGCTTAAATCAACCTGATGTTCAACGTTGCTTAGTGTTAACTTATGACTCTCGCTTAGATAATCTTACTGCTATTAATGACACCATACTGGCACCACTCGCAACCTACAGTTTTCATGATTTAAAAGAAGCCCGCTACAGTGGTATAGAAGATATAGGCACGCCGATTAAATTACAGCATGGTTTATGGGCAGGTGAACCGTATCAACCTGGTGGCTCAGTCATGCCACAAGTCATACTTCTGGATGATATCAAAGCTGTGGGCTCACTGACGGACAGTAATAAAAAAATGGCCGTGGTTTTATTAAATTATTCACCAGGCGGAACAGGGCAATATTTGTATATAGCTGTTGTTGATAAAGAAAGTGGTCATTTAAAAAATATTGCGACGCAATTTGTCGGCGATCGTTTTCGAGTTAAAGATCTTAAAATAGTGAATCAGAAAATTATTCTAGATGTTATTCAGCCGAGTAAAAAAGATTCAGCTTGTTGTCCTGGTGATGTAGTTCAGCATGTTTGGCATTTAGATAGTAATAATCAATTAATTGAAGAGCCAAATACACGAAAAATTGTTCGTTTAACGCCAGATATTTTATCTAATACTGAATGGAGACTAGAAAGCTGGCGCTATGGCGATCCGGTAAGTGCCGAGAACGATATTCGATTGCGTTATATTAATGGACATTTTACTGGTTCAGTCGCCTGTAATAATTATACGGTTACCGTAAAGTCAGAGCCGCGTCCGGGCTTTATTAATGTATTAAAACAGCATACTTCAGTGACTGAAAAACAGTGCAATAACCCTTTAGCCGCAGAGCAACAACAACGATATTTAGAGCAGTTAGGTGGGGTGAGTCAATTTACTTATTTCGCCGGTAAATTAGCGCTTTCATATCAAGTCAACGGTCAGTTAGGGGTCATGATATTTTCCCGAGAACCAGACTCGTATGATCAATAA
- a CDS encoding NUDIX hydrolase, producing MMSIDKARFCPQCGKSSLARLTDKQFTCNACDFTYFHNPAAAVMVALSYEDELLVAIRGRNPGLGLWDLPGGFVDHNESLEQAVIREIQEELNLTLTDFTYQGSFSNTYCYKNIEYKTCDSFFSHQLLDKPILTAQDDVAEILWVKKQDIKLENFAFPSTQRAVELWLNNQ from the coding sequence ATGATGAGTATAGATAAAGCCCGTTTTTGTCCACAATGTGGAAAATCAAGCCTAGCCCGTTTAACCGATAAGCAATTTACTTGTAACGCCTGTGATTTTACATATTTTCACAACCCAGCGGCGGCTGTTATGGTTGCACTGTCATATGAAGATGAGTTGCTAGTAGCAATAAGAGGTAGAAACCCAGGATTAGGATTATGGGATTTGCCAGGCGGATTTGTTGATCATAATGAATCATTAGAGCAAGCAGTAATACGAGAAATACAGGAAGAACTCAACTTAACGCTGACTGATTTTACATACCAAGGCTCATTCAGTAACACGTATTGCTACAAAAATATTGAATATAAAACCTGTGATAGTTTTTTTAGTCATCAATTATTAGATAAACCGATATTAACCGCACAGGATGATGTTGCTGAAATTCTGTGGGTAAAAAAACAAGATATCAAACTAGAGAACTTTGCTTTTCCCTCAACGCAACGCGCTGTTGAGTTATGGTTAAATAATCAATAA
- the mobB gene encoding molybdopterin-guanine dinucleotide biosynthesis protein B yields MITSPTPLIGFAGFSGSGKTTLLEKVIPLLKQRGIRLGLIKHSHHDIEPDVPGKDSYRLRHAGCGQTLLATKSRHMLYFEYPEDERKDPELNDCLEQLDHSKLDLVLIEGFREQAFPKIEIHRPSYNKPLLYPNDPYIIAFATDADTQLCPLPRLDINDPESIAQFILTWLVENGQ; encoded by the coding sequence ATGATTACTTCTCCCACTCCTCTGATTGGTTTTGCGGGCTTTAGTGGCTCAGGAAAAACAACGTTATTAGAAAAGGTAATCCCGTTACTCAAACAACGTGGTATTCGATTAGGTTTAATAAAACATAGTCATCATGACATTGAACCCGATGTACCTGGCAAGGACTCTTATCGATTACGTCATGCGGGTTGCGGGCAAACCTTACTAGCAACAAAATCACGCCACATGCTTTATTTTGAATATCCAGAAGATGAGCGTAAAGACCCTGAGCTCAATGACTGTTTAGAACAACTCGATCACAGCAAACTCGATCTTGTGTTAATAGAGGGATTTAGAGAGCAGGCTTTTCCTAAAATAGAAATTCATCGTCCGTCTTACAATAAACCCTTATTGTATCCTAACGATCCTTATATTATCGCATTTGCTACTGACGCAGACACTCAACTGTGTCCGCTACCCCGGTTAGATATCAATGATCCTGAGTCTATTGCACAATTTATTCTTACTTGGTTAGTAGAGAATGGTCAGTAG